A stretch of the Enterobacter mori genome encodes the following:
- the sapD gene encoding putrescine export ABC transporter ATP-binding protein SapD: MPLLDIRNLTIEFKTSEGWVKAVDRISITLAEGEIRGLVGESGSGKSLIAKAICGVAKDNWRVTADRMRFDDIDLLRLSPRERRKLVGHNVSMIFQEPQSCLDPSERVGKQLMQNIPGWTYKGRWWQRFGWRKRRAIELLHRVGIKDHKDAMRSFPYELTDGECQKVMIAIALANQPRLLIADEPTNAMEPTTQAQIFRLLTRLNQNNNTTILLISHDLQMLSKWADKIDVMYCGQTVETAVSEDLVNTPHHPYTQALIRAIPDFGSAMPHKSRLNTLPGAIPLLESLPIGCRLGPRCPYAQRKCIETPRLTGAKSHLYACHFPLNMERE; the protein is encoded by the coding sequence ATGCCGTTACTTGATATCCGCAACCTGACAATCGAATTCAAGACCAGTGAAGGCTGGGTGAAGGCCGTGGACCGCATTAGCATCACGCTTGCTGAAGGTGAAATCCGTGGACTGGTGGGCGAATCGGGCTCCGGTAAGAGCTTGATCGCCAAAGCCATCTGCGGCGTGGCGAAAGACAACTGGCGCGTCACCGCTGACCGCATGCGCTTTGATGATATTGACCTGCTGCGTCTCTCCCCTCGGGAGCGCCGCAAGCTGGTGGGTCATAACGTGTCGATGATTTTCCAGGAGCCGCAATCCTGTCTCGACCCGTCCGAGCGCGTGGGTAAACAGCTGATGCAGAACATCCCCGGCTGGACCTATAAAGGGCGCTGGTGGCAGCGTTTTGGCTGGCGCAAGCGCCGTGCCATTGAGCTACTGCACCGTGTCGGGATTAAAGATCACAAAGACGCGATGCGCAGTTTCCCTTACGAACTGACCGACGGCGAATGTCAAAAAGTGATGATTGCCATCGCGCTGGCAAACCAGCCTCGACTGCTGATTGCCGATGAACCCACAAATGCGATGGAGCCAACCACGCAGGCACAAATTTTCCGCCTGCTGACGCGTCTTAATCAGAACAATAACACCACCATTTTGCTGATCAGCCATGATCTGCAGATGCTGAGCAAATGGGCGGATAAAATTGACGTAATGTATTGCGGTCAGACGGTCGAAACTGCCGTCAGCGAAGATCTGGTGAATACACCGCATCATCCATACACCCAGGCACTGATCCGCGCGATACCTGATTTCGGTAGCGCGATGCCGCATAAAAGCCGTCTGAATACCTTGCCGGGAGCCATTCCCCTACTGGAGTCGTTGCCTATTGGCTGCCGTCTGGGGCCACGTTGTCCCTACGCTCAGCGTAAATGCATTGAGACGCCGCGTTTGACAGGGGCGAAAAGCCACCTGTATGCCTGTCATTTCCCGCTGAACATGGAGAGAGAGTGA
- the sapF gene encoding putrescine export ABC transporter ATP-binding protein SapF — MVETLLEVRNLSKTFRYRTGLFHRQTVEAVKPLSFTLREKQTLAIIGENGSGKSTLAKMLAGMVEPTDGEVLIDDHPLKFGDYSFRSQRIRMIFQDPSTSLNPRQRISQILDFPLRLNTDLEPEARRKRIVETLRLVGLLPDHVSYYPHMLAPGQKQRLGLARALILRPKVIIADEALASLDMSMRSQLINLMLELQEKQGISYIYVTQHLGMMKHISDQVMVMHQGEVVERGSTADVLASPLHDLTKRLIAGHFGEALTADAWRKDR; from the coding sequence ATGGTCGAAACCTTACTGGAAGTTCGTAACCTGAGTAAGACCTTTCGCTACCGCACAGGGCTCTTTCACCGCCAGACCGTAGAGGCGGTAAAGCCGCTGAGCTTCACGCTGCGCGAGAAACAGACGCTGGCGATCATTGGCGAGAACGGTTCCGGAAAATCCACGCTGGCGAAAATGCTGGCGGGCATGGTTGAGCCCACCGATGGTGAAGTGCTGATTGACGATCACCCGCTAAAATTTGGTGACTACTCTTTCCGCAGCCAGCGCATCCGCATGATCTTTCAGGATCCGTCGACGTCCCTCAATCCGCGTCAGCGAATTTCGCAGATCCTGGATTTCCCGCTGCGTTTGAATACCGACCTTGAGCCTGAAGCCCGGCGTAAACGCATCGTCGAAACGCTGCGTTTAGTCGGACTGCTTCCCGATCATGTGAGCTACTACCCGCACATGCTCGCACCGGGTCAGAAACAACGCCTGGGGCTGGCACGCGCATTGATTCTGCGTCCAAAGGTGATTATTGCCGATGAAGCCCTTGCCTCTCTGGATATGTCGATGCGTTCGCAGTTAATTAACCTGATGCTGGAATTACAGGAAAAACAAGGTATCTCTTATATCTACGTGACCCAGCATCTTGGCATGATGAAACACATCAGCGATCAGGTCATGGTGATGCACCAGGGTGAAGTTGTCGAACGAGGAAGTACGGCTGATGTGCTGGCCTCCCCGCTGCACGATTTGACGAAACGGCTCATCGCAGGTCATTTCGGTGAAGCATTGACCGCCGATGCGTGGAGAAAAGATCGATAA
- the fabI gene encoding enoyl-ACP reductase FabI, translating to MGFLSGKRILVTGVASKLSIAYGIAQAMHREGAELAFTYQNDKLKGRVEEFAAQLGSSIVLECDVAQDESIDGMFAELAKTWEKFDGFVHSIGFAPGDQLDGDYVNAVTRDGFKIAHDISSYSFVAMAKSCRSMLNPGAALLTLSYLGAERAIPNYNVMGLAKASLEANVRYMANAMGPEGVRVNAISAGPIRTLAASGIKDFRKMLAHCEAVTPIRRTVTIEDVGNSAAFLCSDLSAGISGEVVHVDGGFNIAAMNELEIK from the coding sequence ATGGGTTTTCTTTCCGGTAAGCGCATTCTGGTGACTGGCGTTGCCAGCAAACTGTCCATCGCATACGGCATCGCACAGGCAATGCATCGCGAAGGCGCTGAGCTGGCGTTCACCTACCAGAACGACAAGCTGAAAGGCCGTGTTGAAGAGTTTGCCGCGCAGCTGGGTTCCAGCATTGTTCTGGAATGTGACGTTGCACAAGACGAAAGCATCGATGGCATGTTTGCTGAACTGGCTAAAACGTGGGAGAAATTCGACGGTTTCGTTCACTCCATCGGCTTCGCTCCTGGCGATCAGCTGGACGGCGACTACGTGAACGCGGTTACCCGTGATGGCTTCAAAATCGCTCACGACATCAGCTCTTACAGCTTCGTGGCGATGGCGAAATCTTGCCGCAGCATGCTGAACCCGGGCGCTGCCCTGCTGACCCTGTCCTACCTGGGCGCAGAGCGTGCTATTCCTAACTACAACGTGATGGGTCTGGCTAAAGCCTCTCTGGAAGCCAACGTACGCTACATGGCGAATGCAATGGGTCCTGAAGGCGTGCGCGTTAACGCCATCTCTGCAGGTCCTATCCGCACCCTGGCCGCTTCCGGTATTAAAGATTTCCGTAAAATGCTGGCACACTGCGAAGCGGTTACCCCGATTCGTCGTACTGTTACCATTGAAGATGTGGGTAACTCTGCAGCCTTCCTGTGCTCTGACCTTTCTGCGGGTATCTCCGGCGAAGTGGTTCACGTTGACGGCGGTTTCAACATCGCTGCCATGAACGAGCTGGAAATCAAATAA
- a CDS encoding CMD domain-containing protein — protein sequence MEQRRFSGKGHWYHETQSNHSQTDVLPLVPEAANVDDRFLLDLELPEKIVTACHGWLAPARALCHLLFPLNIEVNRLHTLSAYDRLSTALTVAQACGVQRLCNHYAALLAPLPGPDSSRESNRRLAQITQYARQLASSPDVIDHKAQLQLDEVGLTTYDIVLINQIIGFIGFQARVVAVFQALLGHPVRWLPGHHIPPHSLPLTIRDWTPALPVVELRYATPLQLESLSRWQAEPELQALTPVLSHEPALLNLTGEILINHRQNEPHTHGALKAAVELLTRSPDRFSAAQFTPLTDVGIPDIRAINLLTQSAFTGWLDRLRMALGKAE from the coding sequence ATGGAACAACGCCGCTTTTCCGGCAAAGGCCACTGGTATCATGAAACCCAGTCCAACCACTCGCAAACGGATGTCCTGCCTTTGGTGCCCGAAGCCGCTAACGTCGACGATCGTTTTTTGCTCGATTTAGAACTCCCTGAAAAGATTGTCACCGCCTGCCATGGCTGGCTCGCTCCCGCCAGGGCCTTGTGCCACCTTCTGTTCCCGCTCAATATTGAGGTTAACCGACTACACACACTCAGCGCCTACGACAGACTCAGCACGGCGTTGACGGTCGCTCAGGCGTGTGGTGTTCAGCGACTCTGTAACCACTACGCTGCCCTGCTCGCCCCACTCCCTGGTCCTGACTCCTCACGCGAAAGCAACCGCCGTCTGGCACAAATCACGCAATATGCCCGCCAACTCGCCAGCTCACCAGACGTCATTGACCACAAAGCACAACTACAGCTCGATGAAGTGGGCCTGACAACCTATGACATTGTGCTGATCAACCAGATAATCGGCTTTATTGGCTTTCAGGCGCGCGTTGTGGCGGTGTTTCAGGCGTTACTGGGGCATCCTGTACGCTGGTTACCCGGACACCACATTCCGCCGCATTCCTTACCGCTGACTATTCGTGACTGGACCCCTGCACTGCCCGTCGTCGAACTGCGCTACGCGACCCCACTCCAGCTTGAGTCACTTTCACGCTGGCAAGCGGAGCCTGAACTTCAGGCGCTAACGCCGGTGCTGAGCCACGAACCTGCGCTGCTCAACCTGACGGGCGAGATTTTGATCAATCACCGTCAAAACGAGCCACATACGCACGGGGCGCTTAAGGCGGCAGTAGAGCTCCTGACCCGTTCACCGGATCGTTTTAGCGCGGCACAATTCACTCCGCTGACTGATGTTGGGATCCCCGATATCCGCGCCATCAATCTGCTTACTCAAAGCGCATTTACTGGCTGGCTCGACCGCCTGCGAATGGCGCTTGGCAAAGCGGAATAA
- a CDS encoding exoribonuclease II has product MFQDNPLLAQLKQQLHSQTPRAEGVVKATEKGFGFLEVDGQKSYFIPPPQMKKVMHGDRVTAVIHTEKDRESAEPEELIEPFLTRFVGKVHRKDDRLSIVPDHPLLKDAIQCRAARGVEHDFKEGDWAVAEMRRHPLKGDRGFYAELTQFITFGDDHFVPWWVTLARHNLEKEAPDGVATEMQDEGLSRRDLTGLDFVTIDSASTEDMDDALFAEETADGKVHLTVAIADPTAWIVEGSKLDDMAKVRSFTNYLPGFNIPMLPRELSDDLCSLRPNEVRPVLACRMTIAADGTIEDDIEFFAATIESKSKLAYDDVSDWLENTGSWQPESDAIAAQIRLLHRVCLNRSEWRKTHALVFKDRPDYRFVLGEKGEVLDIVAEPRRIANRIVEEAMISANICAARVLRDKLGFGIYNVHTGFDPANTEALAALLKTHDVHVDPEEVLTLQGFCKLRRELDAQPSGFLDSRIRRFQSFAEISIEPGPHFGLGLEAYATWTSPIRKYGDMVNHRLLKAIIKGESVARPQDDSTVQMAERRRLNRMAERDVGDWLYARFLNDKAGTDARFPAEIIDISRGGMRVRLVDNGAVAFIPAPFLHAVRDELVCSQENGTVQIKGETVYKVTDVIDVNIAEVRMETRSIIARPVA; this is encoded by the coding sequence ATGTTTCAGGACAACCCGCTGCTAGCGCAGCTTAAACAGCAACTGCATTCCCAGACGCCGCGTGCAGAAGGGGTCGTAAAAGCCACGGAAAAGGGCTTTGGCTTCCTTGAAGTTGACGGGCAAAAGAGCTATTTCATCCCGCCTCCGCAGATGAAAAAAGTGATGCACGGCGATCGCGTCACAGCGGTTATTCATACGGAAAAGGACCGCGAGTCCGCCGAGCCAGAAGAACTGATTGAACCGTTCCTGACTCGCTTCGTGGGTAAGGTACACAGAAAAGATGACCGTCTTTCCATCGTGCCTGACCATCCCCTGCTGAAAGATGCTATTCAGTGCCGTGCTGCGCGTGGCGTTGAGCATGATTTTAAAGAGGGTGACTGGGCCGTTGCTGAAATGCGCCGCCACCCTCTTAAAGGTGACCGTGGTTTCTATGCAGAGCTGACGCAATTTATCACCTTCGGTGACGACCACTTCGTCCCGTGGTGGGTAACGCTGGCGCGTCACAATCTTGAAAAAGAGGCGCCAGACGGCGTCGCGACAGAAATGCAGGACGAAGGTCTGTCACGCCGTGACCTGACCGGCCTGGACTTTGTCACCATCGACAGTGCCAGCACCGAAGACATGGACGATGCGCTGTTTGCAGAAGAGACTGCGGATGGCAAAGTCCATCTGACCGTCGCGATTGCCGATCCTACCGCCTGGATTGTCGAAGGCAGCAAACTGGACGATATGGCAAAAGTGCGTTCGTTCACCAACTACCTGCCGGGCTTCAATATCCCGATGCTGCCGCGTGAACTCTCTGACGATCTCTGCTCGCTGCGCCCGAATGAAGTGCGCCCGGTACTCGCCTGCCGCATGACTATCGCCGCCGACGGCACGATTGAAGACGATATCGAATTCTTTGCTGCGACCATCGAATCCAAATCCAAGCTGGCCTATGACGACGTGTCCGACTGGCTGGAAAACACGGGCTCCTGGCAACCTGAAAGCGACGCCATTGCCGCGCAAATTCGACTGCTGCATCGAGTGTGTCTGAACCGCAGTGAATGGCGTAAAACCCATGCGCTGGTCTTCAAGGATCGCCCGGACTACCGTTTCGTGTTGGGTGAAAAAGGCGAAGTGCTGGATATCGTTGCTGAACCACGCCGCATCGCAAACCGTATTGTTGAAGAAGCAATGATTTCGGCCAACATTTGTGCCGCCCGCGTATTACGCGACAAGTTAGGCTTCGGCATCTATAACGTGCACACCGGATTCGATCCGGCTAACACCGAGGCGCTGGCTGCCCTGCTGAAAACGCATGACGTGCATGTCGATCCTGAAGAAGTGCTGACGCTGCAAGGATTCTGTAAACTTCGTCGCGAACTGGATGCGCAACCATCCGGCTTCCTCGACAGCCGTATTCGCCGCTTCCAGTCCTTTGCCGAAATCAGCATTGAACCGGGCCCACATTTCGGCCTGGGGCTTGAAGCCTATGCGACCTGGACCTCTCCGATTCGTAAGTACGGCGACATGGTAAACCATCGCCTGCTGAAAGCGATTATCAAAGGGGAATCGGTCGCGCGTCCTCAGGATGATTCCACCGTGCAAATGGCCGAACGCCGCCGCCTGAACCGTATGGCTGAACGCGATGTCGGTGACTGGTTGTACGCGCGCTTCCTGAATGATAAAGCTGGAACGGATGCCCGCTTCCCGGCGGAAATCATTGATATCAGCCGCGGCGGTATGCGCGTACGTCTGGTGGACAACGGCGCCGTTGCTTTCATTCCAGCACCGTTCCTGCATGCTGTACGCGACGAACTGGTTTGTAGCCAGGAAAACGGAACCGTGCAAATCAAAGGCGAAACGGTTTACAAAGTCACGGACGTGATTGATGTGAATATCGCTGAAGTTCGCATGGAAACACGCAGCATTATTGCGCGCCCGGTCGCCTGA